Proteins encoded in a region of the Helicobacter sp. 11S03491-1 genome:
- the ilvC gene encoding ketol-acid reductoisomerase, with protein MALKVYYDKDCNLALIQKKKVAIIGFGSQGHAHAENLRDSGVEVVIGLYKGGKSWAKAEAKKFKVLEVSEATKWADVIMILIPDELQADVFTRDIAPSLKEDKIIAFGHGFNIHFGQIKAPQGVGVIMIAPKAPGHTVRSEFVNGGGIPDLIAIEQDSIKGDAKEIALSYASAIGGGRSGIIETTFKDETETDLFGEQAVLCGGISALVKAGFETLVEAGYPEEMAYFECLHELKLIVDLIYQGGLADMRYSISNTAEYGDMISGPKVIGEESRKAMKTLLKDIQEGRFAKDFILERKAGYARMNAERKNLSQHPIEKVGQKLRAMMPWIGTNKLVDKSKN; from the coding sequence ATGGCATTAAAAGTTTATTATGACAAAGATTGTAATTTGGCATTAATCCAAAAGAAAAAAGTAGCCATCATTGGATTTGGATCACAAGGGCATGCTCATGCTGAAAACCTTAGAGATAGTGGTGTAGAAGTGGTTATCGGACTCTACAAAGGAGGCAAAAGTTGGGCAAAAGCAGAAGCAAAAAAATTCAAGGTTCTTGAAGTAAGCGAAGCTACAAAATGGGCAGATGTCATTATGATACTTATTCCTGATGAACTTCAAGCTGATGTTTTTACAAGAGATATTGCTCCAAGTCTCAAAGAAGATAAAATCATTGCTTTCGGGCATGGTTTCAATATCCATTTCGGACAAATCAAAGCCCCACAAGGAGTGGGTGTCATCATGATAGCTCCAAAAGCACCCGGTCATACAGTAAGAAGCGAATTTGTAAATGGAGGGGGCATCCCCGATCTCATAGCCATAGAACAAGATAGCATCAAGGGAGATGCAAAAGAAATTGCTTTGAGTTATGCAAGCGCTATTGGTGGGGGCAGAAGTGGGATTATTGAAACAACATTCAAAGATGAAACAGAGACTGATTTATTTGGCGAACAAGCTGTTTTGTGCGGGGGAATAAGTGCTCTTGTAAAAGCCGGCTTTGAAACACTTGTGGAAGCAGGTTACCCTGAAGAAATGGCTTATTTTGAGTGTTTGCATGAGCTAAAATTAATTGTAGATTTGATTTATCAAGGAGGGTTAGCAGATATGAGGTATTCTATCTCTAATACTGCAGAATATGGCGATATGATCAGTGGTCCCAAAGTAATTGGCGAAGAATCCAGAAAGGCCATGAAAACACTTCTCAAAGATATTCAAGAAGGCAGATTTGCAAAAGATTTTATTCTGGAAAGAAAAGCAGGCTACGCACGCATGAACGCTGAACGAAAAAATTTGAGCCAACACCCTATTGAGAAAGTAGGTCAGAAATTAAGGGCAATGATGCCATGGATTGGAACAAATAAGCTTGTAGATAAAAGCAAAAATTAA
- the minE gene encoding cell division topological specificity factor MinE: MNLLAKWFGNNGSAKSAKDRLKIVLAHERSVKLPYMEDMKREILEVVQKYTHATKIDIKADSNQNIDTLEVEIILGK; encoded by the coding sequence ATGAATTTGCTAGCAAAATGGTTTGGCAACAATGGGAGTGCAAAATCTGCGAAAGATAGACTTAAAATTGTCTTAGCCCACGAGAGAAGTGTCAAACTACCTTATATGGAAGACATGAAGCGCGAGATTTTGGAAGTAGTTCAAAAATATACCCATGCTACAAAAATTGATATTAAGGCTGATTCGAATCAAAATATTGATACTTTAGAAGTTGAAATTATTTTAGGCAAGTAA
- a CDS encoding divergent polysaccharide deacetylase family protein produces the protein MKKYIISIFSTIVVLGFFGGYWIYQHNLSPKSPPKPNQALSNPNIIPENIPSKDFNLPSQITDAQKPTLSLQHQQKEYSLKSPENLSQKSQKITFKKPKLAIIMDDMAYPWQLKSLHSLELKITPSFFPYNPNNKFTPQMAKNEKFYMIHLPLEALHFYQSPQQWIKTGESKEKIEAYIQNIKQDFPDVHFINNHTGSKFTASYQDMKNLIEILEKYHITFVDSRTTPQTKAPEIYAQMNKPLLSRQVFLDNTSSIDSILNQIKQAIQIAQKKGYAIAICHPHQKTFEALKIAKKTLLKQVELVYIQDIDKLLRNLYAK, from the coding sequence ATGAAAAAATATATTATTTCTATTTTTTCTACTATCGTTGTTCTAGGGTTTTTTGGTGGGTATTGGATTTATCAGCATAATCTCTCCCCCAAATCACCTCCAAAACCAAATCAAGCTCTCTCTAATCCCAATATTATCCCTGAAAATATTCCCTCAAAAGATTTTAATTTACCCTCCCAAATTACAGATGCCCAAAAACCTACTCTTTCCTTGCAGCACCAACAGAAAGAATACTCTTTAAAATCTCCGGAAAACCTATCCCAAAAATCACAAAAAATAACTTTTAAAAAACCAAAATTGGCAATTATTATGGATGATATGGCTTATCCTTGGCAATTAAAATCACTTCATTCTTTGGAACTCAAAATAACTCCTTCATTTTTCCCTTATAATCCAAACAACAAATTTACACCTCAAATGGCAAAAAACGAAAAATTCTATATGATACACCTGCCCCTGGAAGCTCTGCATTTTTATCAATCACCTCAACAATGGATAAAAACAGGGGAAAGCAAAGAAAAAATTGAAGCTTATATCCAAAATATCAAGCAAGATTTTCCTGATGTACATTTTATCAATAACCATACCGGCAGCAAATTCACTGCAAGCTATCAAGACATGAAAAATTTGATAGAAATTTTGGAAAAATATCATATTACTTTTGTAGATTCTCGAACAACACCACAAACAAAAGCTCCTGAAATTTATGCCCAAATGAACAAACCCCTACTCTCACGTCAAGTATTTTTGGATAATACAAGCTCTATTGATTCTATTTTAAATCAAATCAAACAAGCCATACAAATAGCTCAAAAAAAAGGTTATGCGATTGCAATTTGCCACCCACACCAAAAAACTTTTGAAGCATTAAAAATAGCAAAAAAGACACTTTTAAAGCAAGTAGAACTTGTTTATATCCAAGATATTGATAAACTCCTCAGAAATTTATATGCAAAGTAA
- a CDS encoding phosphoenolpyruvate carboxylase produces the protein MQNDTQTDSKNIQKDGRKTQFDQELDFIYQVMIGMLEELNPEVMEFFLKLRYELINQTKSQEKIKTVLQDITLSDKTLEVIKAFSLYNILLNIIEERHYFDKQATLPAIQKSYDELIKEGFDKQDINKILGQMQFYPVLTAHPTESRRRTFLEAHHEISDDLSKIFEFHKEEAKEHIKYRLRLLWKSHLVRSEKLEVLFELDNLLYIVESSILKSSRKILDFIEEILQKPLENSPIQLGSWIGGDRDGNPFVTNELMTRVMRTQHELIIKIYLQKIQKLSRELSISTDFSPINQELELSLQEEKNQLGPNSLKLYGREPFRAKLYLMEKKLRNRLIAVNTPNNMEFVYTHPKELLEDIDLLIDNLDALSSKYLKEFRNLVLLGGFHLMRLDFREHRDMFLNAISEVFCLLGVSDSDFGVFREEKKIQILNIALEKPRIELNTIIDKVSKNTQDILEAFLRIDWAKRHISEEIMKSFIISMTTQASDMLCVLWFAKQSGLWKPSKKTDQDKKIRARIRITPLFETIDDLERAKDIINTLSQNKHYAHYLRDLKMTQEIMIGYSDSSKDGGIFTSNYSLYQAIFELMKLGENLGIKFILFHGRGGSVSRGGGKLESALLASPPKSVCGVLKTTEQGEVISSRYLNPKSAEFNLANTIGALLRKSTYDSFCSEDVINIKTSKNICSIDVAQWQIMRQISQISCQAYRKLVYQTKGFMEYFKFATPINFIQQLNLGSRPSKRKDTSRVEDLRAIPWVFAWTQNRSIIPAWYGVGSGLESVGDYGKLQSCYKDLEFFKTTIDNISQALLKVDITIAQRYNKFVVDENIRECIWQMIKDEYDKTMEFVLLVRGEKQLLENEAKLRESILLRKPYITALNLLQIELIKKYNTSNYETQQNRIMEQIHSTIVGIAQGMRNTG, from the coding sequence ATGCAAAATGATACTCAAACAGATAGCAAAAATATTCAAAAAGATGGCAGAAAAACTCAGTTTGATCAAGAATTGGATTTTATTTATCAAGTGATGATTGGTATGCTTGAAGAACTCAACCCTGAAGTGATGGAATTTTTTCTGAAACTTCGCTATGAGCTTATTAACCAAACCAAATCTCAAGAAAAAATAAAAACTGTTCTTCAAGATATTACTCTATCAGATAAAACACTTGAAGTCATCAAAGCTTTTTCGCTTTATAATATTTTGCTTAATATCATTGAAGAGCGTCATTATTTTGATAAACAAGCCACACTCCCTGCGATTCAAAAATCCTATGATGAGTTGATTAAAGAAGGATTTGATAAACAAGATATTAATAAAATTTTAGGACAAATGCAATTTTATCCCGTATTGACAGCTCACCCTACGGAATCTCGAAGACGTACATTTTTGGAAGCTCATCATGAAATCAGTGATGATCTCTCCAAAATTTTTGAATTTCATAAAGAAGAAGCAAAAGAACATATTAAATATCGCTTGAGATTACTTTGGAAAAGTCATTTGGTTAGAAGCGAGAAACTTGAAGTGCTTTTTGAGCTTGACAATCTTCTTTATATTGTCGAAAGTTCTATTTTGAAAAGCAGCCGGAAAATTTTGGATTTTATTGAAGAAATTTTACAAAAACCTCTTGAAAATTCTCCTATTCAATTAGGAAGTTGGATTGGCGGGGACAGAGATGGGAACCCATTTGTTACTAATGAGTTGATGACGCGAGTTATGCGAACCCAACACGAACTCATTATCAAAATCTATTTACAAAAAATCCAAAAACTTAGCAGGGAACTTTCTATTTCTACTGATTTTTCTCCCATTAATCAAGAATTAGAACTCTCACTTCAAGAAGAAAAAAATCAATTAGGACCAAATAGCCTTAAACTTTATGGCAGAGAACCTTTTCGTGCTAAACTTTACTTGATGGAAAAAAAACTGAGAAATCGCCTTATTGCAGTTAATACGCCCAATAATATGGAGTTCGTTTATACCCATCCCAAAGAATTGCTTGAGGATATTGATTTGTTGATTGATAATCTTGATGCATTAAGTTCTAAATATTTGAAAGAATTTAGAAATTTAGTGCTTTTGGGTGGTTTTCACTTAATGCGGCTAGATTTTAGAGAACACCGTGATATGTTTTTGAATGCTATTAGTGAAGTATTTTGTTTGCTTGGAGTATCAGATAGTGATTTTGGCGTTTTTAGAGAAGAGAAAAAAATTCAAATTCTCAATATTGCTCTTGAAAAACCAAGAATTGAACTCAATACCATTATAGATAAAGTAAGCAAAAATACTCAAGATATTCTTGAGGCTTTTTTACGGATTGATTGGGCAAAAAGACATATCTCAGAAGAAATTATGAAATCTTTTATTATTTCTATGACCACTCAAGCAAGCGATATGCTTTGTGTGCTTTGGTTTGCCAAACAAAGTGGTTTGTGGAAACCAAGCAAAAAAACCGATCAAGATAAAAAAATTCGAGCTAGAATTCGCATCACCCCGTTATTCGAAACAATTGATGATTTGGAGAGAGCAAAAGATATTATCAACACCTTGAGTCAAAATAAACATTATGCCCATTATTTGAGAGACTTGAAAATGACACAAGAAATCATGATAGGCTATTCGGATTCAAGCAAAGATGGAGGGATTTTTACCAGTAACTATAGCCTTTATCAGGCTATTTTTGAATTAATGAAATTAGGTGAGAATTTGGGGATTAAATTTATTTTATTTCATGGTAGAGGCGGGAGTGTGAGTCGTGGTGGGGGGAAACTGGAATCTGCTTTGCTTGCTTCTCCTCCTAAAAGTGTTTGTGGGGTGCTTAAGACGACTGAACAAGGCGAGGTGATTAGCTCCAGGTATCTCAATCCAAAAAGCGCAGAATTTAATCTTGCAAATACGATAGGGGCATTATTAAGAAAATCAACTTATGATAGTTTTTGTTCTGAAGATGTCATCAATATCAAAACAAGCAAAAATATTTGCTCTATTGATGTTGCCCAATGGCAAATCATGCGCCAAATTTCTCAAATTTCTTGTCAAGCTTATAGAAAGCTTGTTTATCAAACAAAAGGTTTTATGGAATATTTTAAATTCGCTACTCCTATTAACTTTATCCAACAGCTTAATCTGGGCTCTCGCCCTTCTAAGCGCAAAGATACTTCAAGGGTTGAAGATTTGAGGGCTATTCCTTGGGTGTTTGCTTGGACGCAAAATCGTAGCATTATCCCTGCATGGTATGGTGTAGGGAGCGGGTTAGAATCTGTTGGTGATTATGGCAAGCTTCAATCGTGTTATAAAGATTTGGAATTTTTTAAAACCACTATAGATAATATCTCTCAAGCATTGCTAAAAGTGGATATTACAATTGCACAGCGTTATAATAAGTTTGTTGTAGATGAAAATATACGCGAGTGCATTTGGCAAATGATTAAAGATGAGTATGACAAGACAATGGAGTTTGTTTTGCTTGTGCGAGGAGAAAAACAATTGCTTGAAAATGAGGCTAAATTAAGAGAGTCCATATTGCTCAGAAAACCTTATATTACTGCTTTGAATCTGCTTCAGATAGAACTTATCAAAAAATACAATACTTCTAACTATGAAACCCAACAAAACAGAATCATGGAACAAATCCATAGCACGATTGTGGGTATTGCACAAGGGATGAGAAATACGGGCTAA
- the minD gene encoding septum site-determining protein MinD, whose translation MAEVITITSGKGGVGKSTATANIAVGLAQKGKKVVAIDFDIGLRNLDMILGLENRIVYDVVDVMEGRCNLSQALINDKKTKNLYFLPASQSKDKNILDKEKVRNLVENLKKDFDYILLDSPAGIESGFEHAIFWADRALVIVTPEVSSVRDSDRVIGIIDAKSDKAKNGSEVQKHIIINRLKPDLIAKGEMLSNEDVLNILALPLIGLVPEDNKVVSATNSGEPVIYGNSPSGQAYKRIVNRLLGEKIAFPEFKSQNGFLSVFKRLFQ comes from the coding sequence ATGGCTGAAGTAATCACAATAACTTCCGGGAAAGGTGGGGTTGGAAAAAGCACAGCCACAGCAAATATCGCCGTAGGATTAGCCCAAAAAGGGAAAAAAGTAGTCGCCATAGACTTTGATATTGGTCTGCGAAATTTGGATATGATTTTAGGATTAGAAAATCGTATTGTCTATGATGTGGTAGATGTTATGGAAGGCAGATGCAATCTTTCCCAAGCCCTTATTAATGACAAGAAAACAAAAAATCTTTATTTCCTTCCGGCCTCTCAAAGCAAAGATAAAAATATTTTAGATAAAGAAAAAGTAAGGAATTTGGTTGAAAATCTAAAAAAAGATTTTGATTATATTTTGCTTGATTCTCCCGCAGGCATTGAGAGTGGTTTTGAACATGCTATTTTTTGGGCAGATCGCGCTTTGGTTATAGTTACTCCCGAAGTAAGCTCTGTTCGCGACAGCGATCGTGTTATTGGAATCATTGATGCCAAATCTGACAAGGCAAAAAATGGCTCGGAAGTCCAAAAACACATTATCATTAATCGCTTAAAACCTGATTTAATTGCAAAAGGAGAAATGCTTTCTAATGAAGATGTGCTCAATATATTAGCCTTACCGCTTATTGGACTTGTACCTGAAGACAACAAAGTTGTTTCTGCTACAAATTCAGGAGAGCCTGTTATTTATGGGAACAGCCCAAGTGGTCAAGCCTATAAAAGGATTGTAAATAGATTATTGGGTGAAAAAATAGCATTCCCGGAATTCAAATCCCAAAATGGATTTTTAAGTGTATTTAAAAGGTTATTTCAATGA